The nucleotide sequence cTATGGGTATACAATCATATCTGTTTAAACCgaataaacaaatacaGTTAGCTACTTTTAGTCCAACACCtggaaattttattaacttaTCTATACAtgcttttgtttttttttctttttttaaatcttcAATCCATTCTTCACCTCCTAAATcttttaacatttttgcACTTTCTATAACATATCCACTTCTATAACCAAATCCTAAATCTCTTAAATCCgattcttttaaatttgatATTGTTTCAATACTTgggaatttataaaaatgaaatattttatttttccctTCTTCTTTTACTTCTGTTTTCATactttcataaaatattttattttcattggATGTTTCTTTAGATATGTTTTGTATGCCTCCTTCTCCTAAACAGTTATCTAAAcctttttccttttttatgtcTGTCTTAATCTTATATACagtactttttttatttccttcaTTTTGCtgatttaaaataattatatcatcatttgtAAATATCACCGTTGCAATATATTCCCCATATCTTCGTCTTAAACAATCAATCATTAATGTTATCCTtggtatattattattagtagaacataaaaatgaaaagaacGATTCTACTggttcattttttaatattcttaaaccttttattttatttgatatttcTTCCATTCTTTTGTCTTTTTCTATCCATTCCTTTATTTGATCTTCTAAAGGaaaagataaattaaaaaattcatgaATATCTATATcatcatcttttttttctgaatcATTACAATTTGGATTATCAGAAAGTTCAGTGTTTGTATCATTCTCTTCTTTATTCATATTGAATATACATtggtataatattttatcacgagtttctttaaataagtatatttttttatttaccatTCCAATGTATGAACAGTCTTCTACTTGTTTAAAATGAAACTCTTGCCCAATCAGTAGgcaatattttaattgtaGATCATTTGGTGTAGCATTTAATGTGAtccaattatttttataatttttgattAAACTAGTAGAAGATTTACTTATATTATCAGaactaaaatttttataatcataATTGTTTATCAATTTAGGAGGGGTATCATGTtgtatttccttttttatttctactTTACTcattaaattattcatcatattgtttttttttaaatcatgtTTTCCCTTAATGGATTGACTTGTCATTCTACTCGTAGGCGAggtttttatttccatacTATATGAACattgtgtattttttcGCTTTAATTTTGTCCCATTATCAATTTTTACCTTATACCCCATTTTTACCCACCCCTCTGTTTTTGGGAAATAACACCTATAAGCAtgtattttgtttaatatcaaaattaaaaaaatataataaacattCATCAAATTTGATAGGATAAATCCTTAATTACTCTCAACATTTCTTAGTTTACCaacattataaatttttgataattatgtcaattatttttcacatGGAAACATAgggaaataattattattttaaaaaaatgaaaaaaaaaataaataacactatgcatataatataagtgtttgatatttatttgtatagcAATTATATGTTAACCTAGtttgtgcatattttttttaaaaagttggTACGAATGTTATATTGACAAATATCAAGTGCCTATCCCTTTCCATAGGAATGATATCATAATAGGCATTTCCATTTTAGCACCTTCaggtaataatttttttttttgagaaTATCACATTTTATCgtaaaaacatttaaatataaacggataaaataacatatttCTCTTTCTATATAacacatatacatatgtgtgtgcttttttattatgactTATCCTTATCGAATAACACTaactaaataaaataactaTTATATGTCTtcattttacaaaaatgcaatttttaaagaatataattatttattaaaaaaatatgaaataaaaaacaaaataaatgtaacggcatatacattttaaaatgttatatatataatattttttttgtgaaatTCGACAATGCTTAAACTGAATTCTACATTATATTGCAGCTTGTAAACTGATCAAGCcaatatagaaatatattattcgtcacaatattttattaggcaatttaattttcttcatatGCATtcgaaataattttttacatattcgATAATTATATCGTGTATGTTCCCTCTTTTACTATGTATCATGTAGTAACATTGTTGAATATGCCTTATATATGTCACTTACATAAGTAGACAGATtacacattttttgaaataaataaatattaacaaaaaaaaataaaatacacacAAGTAGccaataaaatgttttaccTTGAAAAGTTGAACTCTTTTATAGAAAACAAATATGCAATGTCCAAttggaataaaaaaaaatatgtttggagatatagtttattttttaatattttttatgtattactaatattttgtatattatatacattaataattaaaattttagtatctcaagaaaaatattctacCCACTCATGTAATATTGCAACTATAGCATCCATACAAAATACATATGTGATTGTATTagtatttatatctttaatgggatctttaaattttattttttcacgtttaacatatatatattcgaaatttacaaatagtgaattctttaatttaggaatttattattcaatcataggttttttaattaaatatatttcttggattttatcattagtatatatttcatgggttgcatttttattaataactATACTTAGTATTATCTTTTATCCTAATAAATGGTGTGGTCGCAAATATAACAGTTATGGGATGGATGCTTTGAATAATTGTCTTTTAGTGAAGAATGATGTGGCAGGTGAGTTTCATTTCATATACTGTGTCTGTCTACATATACTGAAATCTAATTAAActgctatttttttacatgttttttatttacaattcGGTAGGTTGTGAAATTTCTAGCGAAGTActaaatattaaatcaaGAGAATATTGCAATGATTTagattatttaaaagtacataaatttttgtaCCTA is from Plasmodium chabaudi chabaudi strain AS genome assembly, chromosome: 8 and encodes:
- a CDS encoding N-glycosylase/DNA lyase, putative translates to MNVYYIFLILILNKIHAYRCYFPKTEGWVKMGYKVKIDNGTKLKRKNTQCSYSMEIKTSPTSRMTSQSIKGKHDLKKNNMMNNLMSKVEIKKEIQHDTPPKLINNYDYKNFSSDNISKSSTSLIKNYKNNWITLNATPNDLQLKYCLLIGQEFHFKQVEDCSYIGMVNKKIYLFKETRDKILYQCIFNMNKEENDTNTELSDNPNCNDSEKKDDDIDIHEFFNLSFPLEDQIKEWIEKDKRMEEISNKIKGLRILKNEPVESFFSFLCSTNNNIPRITLMIDCLRRRYGEYIATVIFTNDDIIILNQQNEGNKKSTVYKIKTDIKKEKGLDNCLGEGGIQNISKETSNENKIFYESMKTEVKEEGKNKIFHFYKFPSIETISNLKESDLRDLGFGYRSGYVIESAKMLKDLGGEEWIEDLKKEKKTKACIDKLIKFPGVGLKVANCICLFGLNRYDCIPIDTHIYDIIYKYYSDIIEDDNGKNKKASSRTRLTPNNGADKKTNKNSKDTRLSVKPQKKALTTALYIKLFTKLKDIFGPNCGWAQTILFASELRKFTHLF